The DNA region GACCGCTGGTCGAGACGGTTTCCCTGGCCCTTGGGCGGGGGATCTGCCTTGGCTCGGACGCGCTTTGGTTCATCTCGCGCGGCGTGGTGTTGTACGAGCTTGATCGCGGCGAGCTGATCGATTTTCCGACCGGCGCAAGATTTCTGTCGGGAGCGGTCGGCATGACACGACGCCAGGAAAGCCGCGCGCCGGGGCTGGTCGAATTCGAACAAATCGCGCGAGAGGTCGTCCGGAATGCGGACCAATCCCTGCCCGTGCCCGACGCAAGGCGCCCACGCAATCCGGGCGAGACGCCATGACCCGCACGTCAGCGACCACCATTCCGCATTACTACCTTTATGGCGATCAGGACCGTGACGTCGAACTCGACTTCCTGCATGTCGAACCGATCCTGGATCGCAGCGGACCGCATGGCTGGCGCATTCGCCCGCATGCCCATCCGGATCACCTGCAGATCATGCTCATCCATCATGGCGGAGGCGTACTCAGCTATGAGGACCAGAGGCGACAGATCCCCGTGCCTGCGGTTCTGATCCTGCCGGCGGGTTGCGTGCATCAATTCGAATTCGATGCCGGGACGGACGGCTATGTCGTGACGGCGGCGCTAGGCTGGTTGAACGCGGCAACGGCTGCCGATCCCGCCCTTGCTGAAACCGTCACCCGTCCCGCGGTCCTCGCCTTGGAAGGGTCCGGCGTGGACGTTTCGTCGACGATAGAGACATTCGACTGGCTTTTGCGCGAATTCGTCTGGTCCGCGCCAGGCCGTCGCTCGGCGATCATGGGGTTGTTCCTGCGCCTTCTGGTGATCGTCCTGCGACTGGGGATCAGTCATCGGGACTCCGGCCCGGCCCCGGGCGACCGTGACCAGGATCTGCTCATTCGCTATCGTGGATTGATGGAGCGGCACTATCGCAATCAAAGATCTCCGTCGTTCTACGCGCGCCAGCTTGCCGTCACGACCGCACGCCTGAACGCCGCGTGCAAGTTAAAGGCTGGACGAACGGCCAGCGAGATCCTGCACGAACGCATCCTGCTCGAGGCGAAGCGCTGCCTTCTCTATACCGAAAACAGCGTTACACAGATCGCCCACATGACGGGCTTCGACGATCCGGCCTATTTCAACCGCTTCTTTGCTCGGCGAACCGGGGTTTCGCCTGGCGTCTACCGGAAACAGGGCGGGACCGATGGCTGACGATTTGTCCAAGTTTTTCGACGACGGGTCCATTTTTTCCTGGGCTCTGCCGCGCCATTTTGTCGCGGATCGAAAGCGGGCATCAATACGTCCGCGTAGGAGGAAAACCCATGCGCCATCAGGTTTGCATCATTGGCGGCGGCCCTTCCGGCTTGCTGCTTTCCCTGCTTTTGCGTCGCGCCGGAATCGACGCGGTCGTGCTCGAACGACGTTCGAGAAGCTATGTCCTTTCGCGTATCCGCGCCGGCGTCCTTGAACAGGGGTTGTGCGATATCCTGCGCGAAGCGGGCGTGGGCGCACGGATGGATGCCGAAGGATTTGTCCATGACGGCACCATCATTACTGCCCATGGTACGACGGTGCACATCGATTTCAAGAAGCTGACGGGCAAATCCGTCATGATCTACGGCCAGACCGAGGTCACGCATGATCTCTATGACGCGCTGGACCGGATCGACGCCCCCATCTTCCACGAAGCCGAGGATGTCGCGATCCACGACGCCAATGGCGACGCGCCCTACGTGACGTTTACCCATGACGGCAAGAACCAGCGGATTGAGTGCGACTATATCGCAGGTTGCGACGGCTTTCACGGCGTCAGCCGCCGTTCGATTCCGGATGCCGTCCGCCGTGAATTTGAGCATGTCTATCCCTTCGGATGGCTCGGCATCTTGTCGGAAACACCCCCTGTCACGGATGAACTGGTCTATTCCGGTCATGAACGCGGCTTCGCGCTATGTTCGATGCGGAACGCCAATCTCAGCCGACATTACCTGCAGGTCCCGCTAACCGACCAGCCCGAGGACTGGAGCGACGAGGCATTCTGGGCAGAACTCAAGCTCCGATTGCCGCCGCATCTGGCCGAGGTGCTGGTAACGGGCCCCTCGATCGAAAAAAGCATTGCACCGCTACGCAGCTTCATTTCCGAACCCATGAGCTGGGGTCGGATTTTCCTTGCAGGCGACGCGGCCCATATCGTCCCACCGACCGGGGCAAAGGGGCTCAATCTCGCGGCCTCGGACGTCTACTACCTTTCTCGCGCGCTCATTTCCCATTTTGGCGGCGACGGTCAGCCGTTGCGCGACTATTCCGCAACGGCGCTCGCCCGTGTCTGGAAGGCATCGCGCTTTTCATGGTCCATGACGCGCATGCTGCACGAATTCCCGTCCGAAGGTGATTTCCTCGCGAAAATGCAGGCGGCCGAAGTCGACTACCTCGCGCATTCCCCCGCGGCCCAGACCGCGCTTGCAGAGAACTATGTCGGCCTGCCCTATTGACAGAAAAACGCCCGGTCGATGACCGGGCGTTTCCTTGATCAGCCCTTGCGGCTCTTGGGCGAATAGCTTCCCTTGGCGCCGTCGGGTTTGCGCTTGGAGGCAGGCTTGGCCCAGGCCGCCTTGCCCGCAGGTGCCTTTGTCGGCTTGCCTTTCGCGCGCACCGCCCCATCTGCACTGCGCTTTGACGATTTGTCGGCTGCACTCCAGCGCGCCTTGCGGGGCGCGGATGCATCCTCCGCCTTCGGCTTATCGTCGCGGCGATATTCGCGCCGTTCGTCGGACGCGCGGTCTTCATAGGAAGCGTCGGGGCGCTTCTTGGGATAACCCTTCTTTGCGGGTGCTGCCCGGCGCGGCGCCGGGACGTCGCCGCCGCGCTCGAAATTGGGCATACCTTGCTGGCGAAGCATCATCAGCCCTTCTTCCAGCTCGACCGCCTCGCCAAACTTGTCGGCGCTGTCCTCGGCGATCTGAACGAAGCTTTCGTGCTCGCGGATCTTGATCGCACCCACGACGTCCTTGTTCACGCCGCCTGCCTCACAGATCTTCGGCAGGAGCCAGCGTGCCTCGGCGCGACCGGAATAGCCGACGCTCAGTGAGAACCAGACCGCGTTGCCGAATTCGCGCGGCGCACGCGGGGCCGTGGCGGCAGGCCGATCCTGAAGCACGGTCAGTTCTTCGGGCGCAGGACGTCCTTCGCGCCAGAGCCGGATGAAGGCCGAAGCGACCTGTTCCGCGCCAAAGCGGGCGATCAGGTCATGGGCCAAGGAGGCATCATCCTCAACGCGTTCCTGCAGCGCGGGATGATCGAGCATCCGCGCGTCGTCCTTGGCACGCACATCATCCGCCGAAGGGGCGCCAGACCATTCAGCCTCGAGCTTCGCGAATTTCAGAAGACGCTGCGCCTTCTTGTATTCCGACGAGGCCACGATCAGCGCAGAGACGCCCTTCGATCCAGCCCGCCCCGTTCGACCGGAGCGGTGCAACAATGTTTCCGAATTGGTGGGCAGGTCGGCATGGATCACCAGTTCCAGACCGGGCAGGTCGATGCCGCGCGCCGCAACGTCGGTCGCGATGCAGACCTGGGCGCGGCCATCGCGGAGCGCTTGAAGCGCATGGCTGCGTTCCTGCTGGCTGAGTTCGCCCGACAGCGCCACCACCTTGAAGCCGCGATTGCCCATGCGCGCCAGAAGAT from Paracoccus sp. MBLB3053 includes:
- a CDS encoding helix-turn-helix domain-containing protein, whose amino-acid sequence is MTRTSATTIPHYYLYGDQDRDVELDFLHVEPILDRSGPHGWRIRPHAHPDHLQIMLIHHGGGVLSYEDQRRQIPVPAVLILPAGCVHQFEFDAGTDGYVVTAALGWLNAATAADPALAETVTRPAVLALEGSGVDVSSTIETFDWLLREFVWSAPGRRSAIMGLFLRLLVIVLRLGISHRDSGPAPGDRDQDLLIRYRGLMERHYRNQRSPSFYARQLAVTTARLNAACKLKAGRTASEILHERILLEAKRCLLYTENSVTQIAHMTGFDDPAYFNRFFARRTGVSPGVYRKQGGTDG
- a CDS encoding DEAD/DEAH box helicase: MTDLNIAAPLAAALAAKGYASLTSVQEAVLAADAAGRDMLVSAQTGSGKTVAFGLAVAPDILQGGDLLMPADAPLGLAIAPTRELALQVARELAWLYGEAGAQIATCVGGMDYRNERRALDRGPHIVVGTPGRLRDHIERGSLDLSGLRAAVLDEADEMLDLGFREDLEFILESAPAERRTLMFSATVSPAIEKLAKDFQKDALRIVAQGEARQHGDIEYRAISVQARDREPAIFNLLRLYDARTAIIFCKTRANVNHLLARMGNRGFKVVALSGELSQQERSHALQALRDGRAQVCIATDVAARGIDLPGLELVIHADLPTNSETLLHRSGRTGRAGSKGVSALIVASSEYKKAQRLLKFAKLEAEWSGAPSADDVRAKDDARMLDHPALQERVEDDASLAHDLIARFGAEQVASAFIRLWREGRPAPEELTVLQDRPAATAPRAPREFGNAVWFSLSVGYSGRAEARWLLPKICEAGGVNKDVVGAIKIREHESFVQIAEDSADKFGEAVELEEGLMMLRQQGMPNFERGGDVPAPRRAAPAKKGYPKKRPDASYEDRASDERREYRRDDKPKAEDASAPRKARWSAADKSSKRSADGAVRAKGKPTKAPAGKAAWAKPASKRKPDGAKGSYSPKSRKG
- the pobA gene encoding 4-hydroxybenzoate 3-monooxygenase, which gives rise to MRHQVCIIGGGPSGLLLSLLLRRAGIDAVVLERRSRSYVLSRIRAGVLEQGLCDILREAGVGARMDAEGFVHDGTIITAHGTTVHIDFKKLTGKSVMIYGQTEVTHDLYDALDRIDAPIFHEAEDVAIHDANGDAPYVTFTHDGKNQRIECDYIAGCDGFHGVSRRSIPDAVRREFEHVYPFGWLGILSETPPVTDELVYSGHERGFALCSMRNANLSRHYLQVPLTDQPEDWSDEAFWAELKLRLPPHLAEVLVTGPSIEKSIAPLRSFISEPMSWGRIFLAGDAAHIVPPTGAKGLNLAASDVYYLSRALISHFGGDGQPLRDYSATALARVWKASRFSWSMTRMLHEFPSEGDFLAKMQAAEVDYLAHSPAAQTALAENYVGLPY